In one window of Shewanella goraebulensis DNA:
- a CDS encoding NAD(P)H-dependent oxidoreductase: MTHPIITDLNNRYTAKRYDPTKRVSADDLAVIYEAMRLSASSINSQPWKFIVIESDVAKQRMHDTFANNFQFNQPHIKACSHVILFAHNPNYTREDYAKVVDKGIEDKRTKVEDREAAFGGFAFVELNTDEQGNNASWTKSQTYLALGNTLHVLARLGIDSTTMEGVDSALIGEIFAEELGGFKCEVALAFGYHHSSEDYNANLPKSRLAKEQVLTVL, encoded by the coding sequence ATGACACACCCAATTATTACAGATTTAAATAATCGCTACACTGCAAAGCGTTATGATCCGACTAAACGTGTTTCTGCCGATGACCTTGCTGTCATCTACGAAGCCATGCGCCTATCTGCATCTTCAATTAATTCACAACCTTGGAAGTTTATTGTGATTGAAAGTGATGTAGCAAAACAAAGAATGCATGACACTTTTGCTAATAATTTTCAGTTTAATCAACCACACATTAAGGCTTGTTCTCACGTTATTTTATTTGCACATAATCCAAATTATACCCGTGAAGATTACGCTAAAGTCGTCGATAAAGGCATTGAGGATAAACGCACTAAAGTAGAAGATCGTGAAGCGGCATTTGGTGGTTTTGCTTTTGTTGAATTAAATACTGATGAACAAGGTAATAATGCGTCTTGGACTAAGTCACAAACCTATTTAGCTTTAGGCAATACATTACATGTACTGGCTCGCCTTGGTATCGACTCAACCACGATGGAAGGTGTCGATAGCGCATTAATTGGCGAAATATTTGCTGAAGAACTTGGTGGATTTAAATGCGAAGTAGCACTGGCATTTGGCTACCATCACAGCTCAGAAGATTACAATGCTAATTTACCTAAGTCGCGTTTAGCGAAAGAGCAAGTATTGACCGTTCTTTAA
- a CDS encoding O-antigen ligase domain-containing protein, whose translation MDSQTITAENVDEKIIYNCISFSYLFWLLGALYVIAPVIAWILFLRLIFKKLAHQPAYRISISHYVWALGMWVMLIALVVGHLQFGLGTGKLIKSSIGWAKGWALLAIFPIIGCLPIRPEIIYRASCRVCKHTILLFPFFLFAWKMGLPTTLYVSPLSIIGGPGPEFFNVSLYEIDPGSGVPRWRLFTPWAPALGMLGNLYFIFAIQEKQQKWKRWGLAGSLLMILISQSRLAIACYLALIGFFSTLRFIRSPWLYLLLSPVMIFVGVIGESTISKIEQSIAAVKAARAGSTRVRQTLADIAVERWLNEAVIFGHGIVERGPHVVEYMPIGSHHTWYGLLFVKGVVGAVALAIPMLVTFIFLLIRLFSNPLAKVGMAILLMLGLYTFGENLEILAYLFWPGLIILGMALRAEEPDDVLSKAKALEAA comes from the coding sequence ATGGATTCGCAAACCATTACTGCGGAAAATGTTGACGAAAAAATCATCTACAACTGCATAAGTTTCAGTTACTTATTTTGGTTGTTAGGTGCGTTATATGTCATTGCACCTGTGATTGCTTGGATTCTATTTTTACGCTTAATATTTAAAAAACTCGCACATCAACCAGCATACCGTATTAGCATTAGTCACTATGTTTGGGCACTAGGCATGTGGGTGATGCTAATTGCCTTAGTTGTCGGTCATCTGCAATTTGGCCTAGGGACTGGCAAGTTAATTAAGTCCTCTATTGGTTGGGCTAAAGGTTGGGCATTATTGGCGATTTTTCCAATTATAGGTTGCTTGCCAATCAGGCCTGAAATTATCTACCGCGCCAGCTGCCGAGTTTGTAAGCACACAATCCTACTGTTCCCGTTTTTTCTATTTGCTTGGAAAATGGGTTTACCCACGACACTGTACGTTTCGCCTTTAAGTATTATCGGTGGACCAGGGCCTGAATTTTTTAATGTCAGCCTTTATGAAATTGACCCAGGTAGTGGTGTACCCCGCTGGCGATTGTTCACCCCATGGGCTCCCGCATTAGGTATGTTAGGCAACTTATATTTCATTTTTGCAATACAAGAAAAACAGCAAAAATGGAAAAGGTGGGGGCTTGCTGGCAGTTTATTAATGATACTAATATCACAATCTCGCCTCGCAATTGCTTGTTATTTGGCGTTAATTGGTTTCTTCTCGACACTACGTTTTATCCGTTCACCATGGTTATACCTGCTACTCAGTCCGGTGATGATATTTGTCGGGGTCATAGGTGAGTCAACCATTTCAAAAATTGAGCAAAGTATTGCCGCCGTAAAAGCCGCACGCGCTGGATCAACTAGAGTCAGGCAGACGTTAGCCGACATTGCCGTTGAGAGATGGCTAAATGAAGCGGTTATCTTTGGTCATGGCATTGTAGAACGGGGGCCTCATGTGGTGGAATACATGCCTATCGGCTCACATCACACATGGTATGGATTACTATTCGTTAAAGGTGTTGTCGGCGCTGTCGCTTTGGCTATCCCAATGTTAGTCACTTTCATCTTTTTGCTCATCAGGCTATTCAGTAACCCATTAGCAAAAGTAGGAATGGCAATTTTATTGATGCTTGGCTTATACACATTCGGGGAAAACTTAGAAATCCTAGCTTACTTATTCTGGCCAGGTTTAATTATTTTGGGGATGGCCTTAAGGGCTGAAGAGCCAGATGATGTTTTAAGCAAAGCAAAAGCCCTTGAAGCGGCATAA
- a CDS encoding GumC domain-containing protein: MSRIHDEDKTHTSTDSKQSGQNTSQDASENITQPSSVNQPASEEEAITTSETEQGISSQDASKQEAVQQAQYTAADEPIEQTSFSELAYLYWIKRATLEGSRLTPKLRKRLYLKTAFGSLLIIWIFAAIFIYLAPTQYVSKWVLILPGAAAGSSLSLDSLGQASTSSMSPYMSSAIDPRENYKAISMSTLLMQSAAHYLDVPTSAINKPKLKLPSQTGLMEYSVKAASPEDAQERAWAMYRSLQNILTDLRADEIALREIGIKRGLKSYSSRVKETQNQLLDFQSERGLVTLDQFKELAITIERLRHSKVTMLAELQGLNASYFLYEKHLGISDAQAAILLKLNNDKLFQQLIEKHNAANTQYIENAGRLGTRHPMLVTLQAELDSILKSMQQRFKIIIGFQDDELLKILTVNDLDGRAEMMQEFITIASDRKATQSEVDSLTSQINTWEQRLQYSNDDAAKLADLQREHQLASAVLTSAMAKMDVGKSDIYTAYPMLQLLSAPSLPSSPDKLAVILIAFGGLCASFMSLVGLSILWIRKPLLRKMLTKKSSTTA, encoded by the coding sequence ATGAGCCGAATTCATGATGAAGATAAGACTCATACGAGCACGGATAGCAAACAAAGCGGTCAAAACACTAGTCAAGACGCTAGTGAAAACATCACGCAACCATCATCCGTTAACCAACCCGCCTCTGAAGAAGAGGCGATAACTACATCAGAAACCGAACAAGGTATTTCCTCACAAGATGCTTCTAAACAAGAGGCTGTCCAACAAGCTCAATACACAGCAGCAGACGAACCTATTGAGCAAACAAGTTTTTCTGAATTGGCATACTTATACTGGATTAAACGAGCGACATTAGAAGGCAGTAGACTCACACCTAAGTTACGTAAACGTCTTTACCTTAAAACAGCGTTTGGTTCATTACTCATAATCTGGATTTTTGCAGCCATTTTTATCTATCTGGCACCGACTCAATATGTCAGTAAATGGGTACTGATTTTGCCCGGTGCAGCAGCTGGATCATCGTTAAGTCTTGATAGTCTTGGCCAAGCGAGTACTTCCAGCATGTCACCTTATATGAGCTCAGCCATTGATCCTCGAGAAAATTATAAAGCGATATCAATGAGTACCTTATTAATGCAAAGCGCAGCGCATTACCTTGATGTACCGACTTCAGCAATTAATAAGCCAAAACTTAAACTGCCGAGCCAAACAGGTTTAATGGAATATAGCGTAAAAGCCGCAAGCCCTGAGGATGCTCAAGAGCGCGCATGGGCGATGTATCGCTCATTGCAAAATATATTAACTGACTTACGTGCAGATGAAATAGCCTTGCGCGAAATAGGCATAAAAAGAGGCCTTAAAAGTTATTCATCTCGTGTAAAGGAAACCCAGAATCAATTACTAGATTTCCAGTCTGAGCGAGGCCTAGTAACACTTGATCAGTTCAAAGAGCTCGCCATCACGATTGAGCGATTAAGACACAGTAAAGTAACCATGTTAGCTGAGCTTCAAGGATTAAATGCCAGCTATTTTTTATACGAAAAACACTTAGGTATCAGCGATGCACAAGCTGCTATTTTATTGAAACTGAATAACGATAAACTTTTTCAACAACTGATTGAAAAACATAATGCCGCAAATACACAATATATTGAAAATGCAGGAAGGTTGGGAACAAGACACCCTATGCTTGTTACTTTACAAGCTGAGCTAGACAGTATTTTAAAAAGCATGCAACAACGCTTTAAAATCATTATTGGTTTTCAAGACGATGAACTGCTTAAAATTCTAACAGTGAATGATTTAGATGGCCGAGCTGAAATGATGCAAGAATTCATCACCATTGCATCAGACCGAAAAGCAACTCAATCTGAAGTTGACTCGTTAACATCTCAGATTAATACCTGGGAGCAACGTCTTCAGTACAGTAATGACGATGCAGCTAAACTTGCTGACTTACAGCGAGAGCATCAACTTGCTTCAGCAGTATTAACTTCGGCAATGGCCAAAATGGATGTGGGTAAATCCGACATTTACACTGCGTATCCTATGCTGCAATTACTGTCGGCGCCAAGCTTGCCTTCATCACCTGATAAGTTGGCTGTCATACTCATTGCGTTCGGTGGTTTGTGCGCCTCATTCATGTCACTAGTAGGATTAAGCATTTTATGGATTCGCAAACCATTACTGCGGAAAATGTTGACGAAAAAATCATCTACAACTGCATAA
- a CDS encoding polysaccharide biosynthesis/export family protein, producing MKTINTLISIAMIASLTACVTPSQPAQQDVCDLEKQLTSCHYFGQQTPYNRKVSAVTSNHTTFPTAPIFGNKAMIVDTEQALSLSVGDKISVKILNGEEFSKDVEVDADGNIYLPYLPAIAAKGLTLKQLNQLINDLLIDENLMLAHAVRISILPISWAPIEITTSGAVFEPGQHMINKKLPIELKDDGSNYAGDQAIKRSVAAAVKSSGGVRPDADISAIKVIRDGQVFNMDLRGMLTGEKVPSMTLMAGDHIHVPSTHSFNDQLARPSQLTAPGIRVFMSNLTQPASSNSQSAVDREATRFPYGTRLLNGAIAANCVGGAQTTNASRYVILVTKNPLSNQIDIVERSIDGLIQSAWNDQSNPVLLPGDGLACYDSRVTNIREIARTVTELVVPTTLIGWL from the coding sequence ATGAAAACGATTAATACTCTAATTTCAATCGCAATGATCGCAAGTTTAACCGCTTGCGTAACCCCTTCGCAGCCAGCGCAGCAAGACGTTTGTGATTTAGAAAAGCAATTAACCAGCTGTCATTACTTTGGTCAACAAACACCATACAACCGAAAAGTCAGTGCAGTGACCTCAAATCACACCACTTTTCCAACAGCGCCAATATTTGGCAATAAAGCCATGATCGTCGATACTGAACAAGCCTTATCATTATCAGTTGGTGACAAAATCTCAGTTAAGATTCTGAATGGCGAAGAATTTAGTAAAGATGTTGAAGTCGATGCCGATGGTAATATTTATCTACCTTACTTGCCTGCAATTGCAGCAAAAGGTTTAACGCTTAAACAGTTAAACCAATTAATCAATGACTTATTAATAGATGAAAATCTTATGTTAGCGCACGCCGTTCGCATCAGTATTTTACCTATAAGCTGGGCACCAATTGAAATCACCACCTCAGGTGCTGTTTTTGAACCTGGTCAGCACATGATTAACAAGAAATTGCCTATAGAATTAAAAGATGACGGTAGTAATTATGCAGGTGATCAAGCGATTAAGCGTAGCGTTGCAGCAGCGGTAAAATCCTCTGGTGGAGTGCGCCCAGATGCAGACATATCTGCGATTAAAGTGATTCGTGATGGACAGGTTTTCAATATGGATTTACGTGGTATGCTAACTGGTGAGAAAGTACCTAGCATGACATTAATGGCTGGCGATCATATCCATGTCCCATCAACACATTCTTTTAATGATCAATTAGCTAGACCATCACAACTGACAGCGCCAGGGATTAGGGTTTTTATGTCAAACTTAACACAGCCAGCGAGCTCAAATAGCCAGTCAGCGGTCGATCGTGAGGCGACTCGTTTCCCATATGGTACACGATTATTAAATGGTGCAATTGCAGCTAACTGTGTTGGGGGGGCTCAAACAACCAATGCCAGTCGATACGTTATTTTAGTGACTAAGAATCCACTTTCGAACCAAATTGATATTGTTGAGCGTTCAATAGATGGACTGATTCAAAGCGCATGGAATGACCAGTCAAACCCAGTGTTACTTCCTGGTGATGGTTTAGCTTGTTACGACTCACGTGTGACCAATATACGTGAAATAGCGCGAACTGTAACTGAGTTAGTGGTACCAACAACCCTTATTGGATGGTTGTAA
- a CDS encoding STAS domain-containing protein: MKFELKVAQHASVVTLPIRMFMAHTPTYRAALVDYIDRGHTRLVIDMQHLEYIDSSGLSVLISARNQALNYQGNIVLLSPTPAVRSLIELTRLHHIFEIFETEKLALDFLRHSSIVEHSDFDKRVIADLAS, translated from the coding sequence ATGAAATTTGAATTAAAAGTAGCGCAACATGCGAGCGTAGTAACCCTACCAATCAGAATGTTTATGGCGCACACACCAACTTATCGAGCCGCACTTGTTGATTATATCGATAGAGGGCATACCCGTTTAGTCATCGATATGCAGCATCTTGAGTACATCGATTCTAGTGGCTTATCAGTGTTAATTTCTGCACGTAATCAAGCACTGAATTATCAAGGTAACATCGTATTGTTATCACCGACTCCAGCAGTGAGATCATTGATTGAATTGACTCGCTTACATCATATTTTTGAAATATTTGAAACAGAAAAACTCGCACTGGATTTTTTGCGTCACAGCAGCATTGTTGAGCACTCAGATTTCGATAAAAGAGTTATCGCAGATTTAGCTAGCTAA
- a CDS encoding ATP-binding protein: protein MNSLQINIAIDDMTSEQIYDDIEAFLIVNNIDSQQRFKLILCILESVNNVVQHCPENAETLTVMLQNNQENIVIDILDNTEFVELSTPKKCPQIDKPNGRGLWIMEQWMDQVQKQATVLGTHLRLCLQKA, encoded by the coding sequence ATGAACAGTTTACAAATAAATATCGCAATAGATGACATGACTTCTGAGCAGATATATGACGATATAGAAGCATTTTTAATCGTTAACAATATCGATTCACAACAACGATTTAAGCTAATACTGTGTATTTTAGAGTCAGTAAACAATGTCGTTCAGCACTGTCCAGAAAATGCTGAAACACTCACCGTTATGCTGCAAAACAATCAAGAAAACATTGTCATTGATATTCTAGATAATACTGAATTTGTCGAATTATCAACGCCTAAGAAATGTCCACAAATTGATAAACCCAACGGTCGAGGTTTATGGATTATGGAGCAATGGATGGATCAAGTTCAAAAGCAAGCAACTGTGCTTGGTACACACTTAAGGCTTTGCCTCCAAAAGGCGTGA
- a CDS encoding SpoIIE family protein phosphatase, giving the protein MQNASAPAKRLSILLVEDTFSERYYIASLIKSFQPEDVEFVITQCEDGLTALDTCKLHKFDLIVSDWRMPKMSGVEFCKRLKETNNPAFFILLTGNDKTQDMVFAMETGADDYITKPFLASVLKVKILAAVRLIQAKQSILDSNKKLETLLSHKQTELQQAAVLQQSLLPKEDLSFDNWDIKHYFEPAAELAGDIFQCFKITDDWIGFYVIDVSGHGARSAMLSFTLAQGLSPQRMDWQLSPEVLMSRLNNLFDDPANLGQFATVIIGKINTRTHQVQMCNAGHPMPLLISSLDVQTLEVPSGLPIGIDKHSHYESGEYQLYPGEQLLLFSDGVYEVNHPQHGMFGLERFKQRCQEAKAMPANKLLEHLTYVLNLWNQNEPQDDMSLLLFTAPMHEKEDSQIEPLMSTVSK; this is encoded by the coding sequence ATGCAAAATGCAAGTGCTCCCGCAAAAAGACTGTCTATTTTGTTAGTAGAAGACACTTTTAGTGAGCGTTATTACATTGCTAGCCTCATCAAGAGCTTCCAGCCAGAAGATGTCGAGTTTGTCATCACTCAGTGTGAAGATGGACTCACCGCACTCGATACCTGCAAATTACATAAATTCGACTTAATAGTCAGTGACTGGCGAATGCCTAAAATGAGCGGCGTCGAATTCTGTAAACGATTAAAAGAAACCAATAATCCAGCCTTTTTTATATTATTAACGGGTAATGATAAAACTCAAGATATGGTTTTTGCCATGGAAACAGGCGCTGATGATTACATCACAAAACCATTTCTCGCCTCAGTACTTAAAGTCAAAATTCTTGCCGCAGTTAGGCTAATACAAGCAAAGCAGTCGATTCTAGATAGCAATAAAAAACTTGAAACCCTACTCAGTCATAAACAAACAGAGTTGCAACAAGCTGCCGTATTACAGCAATCACTACTGCCCAAAGAAGATCTATCTTTCGATAATTGGGATATTAAACATTACTTTGAACCTGCTGCTGAGCTTGCTGGAGACATATTTCAATGCTTTAAAATTACCGATGATTGGATTGGTTTTTACGTGATTGATGTGTCTGGTCATGGCGCACGTTCAGCCATGCTGAGTTTTACTTTAGCCCAAGGTTTGTCACCACAACGGATGGATTGGCAACTCTCCCCTGAAGTCTTAATGAGTAGACTGAATAACCTTTTTGATGACCCTGCCAATCTAGGCCAGTTTGCAACCGTCATTATCGGTAAAATTAATACTAGAACCCATCAAGTTCAAATGTGTAATGCAGGTCATCCGATGCCGCTTTTAATTTCTAGTTTAGATGTGCAAACACTTGAAGTTCCCTCAGGTTTACCGATAGGAATTGATAAACATAGCCACTATGAAAGTGGTGAATACCAACTATACCCAGGTGAACAACTGCTGTTATTTTCTGATGGTGTTTATGAAGTGAATCACCCTCAACATGGCATGTTTGGTTTAGAAAGGTTCAAACAGCGTTGCCAAGAAGCAAAGGCAATGCCTGCCAATAAATTACTTGAACATTTAACCTATGTATTGAATTTGTGGAACCAAAATGAACCTCAAGACGACATGTCACTATTACTGTTTACTGCGCCCATGCATGAGAAAGAAGACTCACAAATAGAGCCATTAATGTCCACAGTGAGTAAATAA
- a CDS encoding hybrid sensor histidine kinase/response regulator, whose product MSFRLKAIIAIGLMQAALLLMLIYSSLGVIQVANQTEIQQQGHISAILVANSVDVNNPRQSILLLKQSLEEHHISHIESVQVFKGDIRLYAAQRNSQGVFELLDAAMSVRTEDLVLVEAESNNGTGIDIKLMVNTIEFDASVENVAMKYSALMLLVIILISILSWFQGLQLIKHVFNIQHASKRVLEGEMGVQVDEPGTQDIIDTTNAFNEMLKTVDEERHDLKGANVRLNTILDSAADGFVIIDVDGVINEVNNAVNKLFGYQKEELIDENVSILMPMADRFMHDGYIQDYLNGGDAKIIGFSRGRELQAQHKEGHLFPIELSISKMEIDGQVLFLGFIKDVSELKNEQASAARTQSIHLATLEASHDALITINIAGRVEEFNAAAVKLFGYEREEALGELLEDLIIPDGFHKAHKNGMDHHRKTGEGPVLNNRIEVPAHNKAGDEFPVELRVIPVQLGDEMYYTAFLRNISEQKSKEEELRQAKEQAEEGSKAKSRFLATMSHEIRSPLNAVLGSVDLLLDSSLEKGQRMYARTAKEAGSVLLSTINDILDFSKIEAGQMVLEPKEFEPDQLVAQVLQILSHKAHDKGVHLASYINRNVPQMLVGDAQRIRQVVQNLVDNAIKFSTSGCISVEVWIPNRGNDKVELCCRVTDQGIGIGEASQEKLFREFSQVHDTHTTSYAGTGLGLAICSELAKMMGGSISVTSTLGEGSQFTLSVLLDESSQATNHNVRLPEHPRVLLLHPDETVCKLIKKQYSQYGVETRYEHQVNNVFNSVRVRGRFDLVMIDDICLIAAKEKEIGLLRSDYLFESGYISALSSGGHNDIQKTISSFGIEESVSKPLSREMLLSLISGATADNTHEKPLEKIASLPEGCRILLAEDSPANQMVAGTMLTNEGAVMTYANNGVEAVEQALNHDFDLILMDIRMPEMDGLEACQKILAHKPDQIILAMTANVFSEEIAACKAVGMLDCIGKPVNKSDLISGVSHWLGQVKQDSAMGMGMQLNHSVDSDIDSNNVSNCDANADKHEKDTAAEATAVSENTILSDTNTDTDTASVSKEASLLNQQVFDELQHAVGKASLAKMMNVFYGETKMRIDTLKELTPEGNREEIEDQVHTIKSSAGSFGAQKLSEVATELEAASRTSDEPLTVLFEQIFTVSEQSLLQIKLRFDIESED is encoded by the coding sequence TTGTCTTTTAGATTAAAAGCAATCATTGCGATTGGGTTAATGCAAGCCGCGTTACTCTTAATGCTAATTTATAGCAGTTTAGGTGTTATTCAAGTTGCCAATCAGACAGAAATTCAACAGCAAGGCCACATATCTGCCATCTTGGTGGCTAATAGTGTAGACGTTAATAACCCACGTCAATCGATACTCCTTCTCAAGCAATCCCTAGAAGAGCACCACATAAGTCACATCGAATCAGTTCAAGTATTCAAAGGTGATATACGACTTTATGCCGCTCAACGAAATAGCCAAGGTGTTTTTGAATTACTTGATGCTGCAATGTCTGTGCGAACTGAGGACTTAGTGTTAGTTGAGGCCGAATCGAATAATGGTACAGGTATCGACATCAAGTTGATGGTCAATACCATCGAGTTTGATGCCAGTGTTGAAAATGTAGCGATGAAATACAGCGCATTGATGTTACTAGTTATTATTTTGATTTCTATTTTGTCTTGGTTTCAAGGCTTACAGCTTATTAAGCATGTATTTAATATTCAACATGCTTCAAAGAGAGTGCTTGAAGGGGAAATGGGAGTGCAGGTTGATGAACCTGGCACCCAAGATATTATTGATACCACCAATGCGTTTAATGAAATGCTAAAAACCGTCGATGAAGAACGTCACGATTTAAAAGGCGCGAATGTGCGACTTAATACCATTCTCGATTCTGCCGCTGATGGTTTTGTCATAATCGATGTCGACGGTGTGATTAATGAAGTGAACAATGCGGTAAATAAGCTGTTTGGTTACCAAAAGGAAGAGTTAATTGATGAAAACGTATCAATCCTCATGCCGATGGCAGACCGTTTTATGCATGATGGTTATATTCAAGATTACTTGAATGGTGGCGATGCTAAAATTATTGGCTTTAGTCGTGGTCGTGAGCTTCAAGCGCAGCATAAAGAGGGGCACCTATTTCCTATAGAGTTATCAATTTCTAAAATGGAGATTGATGGTCAAGTGTTATTTTTAGGCTTCATAAAAGATGTATCCGAACTTAAAAACGAGCAAGCTTCAGCTGCAAGAACCCAATCGATTCACTTAGCCACGCTAGAGGCGAGTCATGATGCGTTAATTACCATTAATATTGCAGGGCGTGTAGAAGAGTTTAATGCTGCGGCGGTAAAACTATTTGGTTACGAGCGAGAAGAAGCCCTTGGAGAATTACTGGAAGATTTAATTATTCCTGATGGTTTTCACAAGGCGCACAAAAATGGCATGGACCATCACCGTAAGACCGGTGAAGGCCCTGTATTGAATAATCGAATAGAAGTACCAGCACACAATAAAGCGGGTGATGAGTTCCCTGTCGAATTAAGGGTCATCCCTGTTCAGCTTGGTGATGAGATGTATTACACCGCGTTTTTACGTAATATTTCAGAGCAAAAATCTAAAGAAGAAGAATTACGCCAAGCCAAAGAACAAGCGGAAGAAGGCAGTAAAGCTAAATCGCGCTTCTTAGCCACCATGAGCCATGAAATTCGCTCGCCTCTTAACGCTGTTTTAGGCAGTGTCGACTTATTACTTGATTCAAGTCTTGAAAAAGGTCAGCGAATGTATGCTCGCACAGCTAAAGAGGCTGGTTCGGTTTTATTAAGTACCATTAATGACATTCTCGACTTTTCAAAAATCGAAGCCGGCCAAATGGTACTTGAGCCGAAAGAGTTCGAGCCTGATCAATTAGTTGCACAAGTGCTGCAAATTCTATCTCATAAAGCTCATGATAAAGGCGTGCACTTAGCCAGTTACATTAACCGAAATGTACCGCAAATGCTGGTGGGTGATGCTCAGCGTATTAGGCAAGTTGTGCAGAACTTAGTGGATAATGCGATTAAGTTTTCGACCAGTGGTTGTATATCCGTTGAAGTATGGATCCCTAATCGCGGCAATGACAAGGTGGAACTATGTTGTCGTGTGACCGATCAAGGAATTGGGATAGGTGAAGCTTCCCAGGAAAAACTATTCCGTGAATTCTCTCAAGTACATGATACCCACACTACCAGTTACGCTGGGACGGGGTTAGGTTTGGCGATATGTTCAGAGCTGGCCAAAATGATGGGAGGCTCGATATCAGTAACGAGCACGCTAGGCGAAGGAAGTCAGTTCACATTATCTGTGCTATTGGATGAGTCCAGCCAAGCCACTAATCATAATGTGAGGCTGCCAGAGCATCCAAGAGTCTTATTACTACACCCTGATGAAACCGTATGTAAGCTAATTAAGAAGCAATATAGTCAATATGGCGTTGAAACTAGATATGAGCATCAGGTTAATAATGTATTTAATAGTGTTCGTGTGCGAGGGCGTTTTGATTTGGTGATGATAGATGATATTTGTTTAATAGCGGCGAAAGAAAAAGAGATTGGCTTATTAAGAAGCGATTATTTGTTTGAGTCAGGTTATATCTCGGCATTATCTTCTGGGGGCCATAACGATATTCAGAAGACGATCTCATCTTTTGGGATAGAGGAATCAGTAAGCAAGCCACTAAGTCGTGAAATGTTACTGAGCCTGATAAGTGGCGCAACTGCAGATAATACCCATGAAAAGCCATTAGAAAAAATTGCGAGTTTGCCTGAAGGTTGCCGTATTTTATTAGCTGAAGATAGCCCTGCCAATCAAATGGTTGCAGGCACTATGTTAACTAACGAAGGCGCCGTGATGACTTACGCCAATAATGGCGTCGAAGCAGTAGAGCAAGCACTTAACCATGATTTTGATTTAATCCTGATGGATATCAGAATGCCTGAGATGGATGGTCTTGAAGCTTGTCAGAAAATTTTGGCTCATAAACCAGACCAAATTATTCTGGCAATGACGGCAAACGTGTTTAGTGAAGAGATAGCAGCTTGTAAAGCTGTTGGAATGTTAGATTGTATTGGTAAACCGGTTAATAAATCTGACTTGATTTCTGGTGTCAGTCATTGGCTTGGGCAAGTGAAGCAAGACTCGGCAATGGGAATGGGCATGCAATTAAATCATTCTGTTGATAGCGATATAGATTCTAACAATGTTTCTAATTGCGATGCTAATGCAGATAAGCATGAGAAAGATACAGCAGCTGAAGCAACTGCAGTTAGTGAAAACACGATTTTAAGTGACACTAATACTGATACTGACACTGCTAGTGTAAGTAAAGAAGCTTCATTATTAAATCAGCAAGTGTTTGATGAATTACAACATGCAGTTGGTAAAGCCAGTTTAGCTAAAATGATGAATGTGTTTTATGGCGAAACTAAAATGAGGATTGATACCTTAAAAGAGCTGACGCCAGAAGGAAATCGAGAAGAAATTGAAGATCAAGTTCATACCATAAAGAGTAGTGCCGGTAGCTTTGGCGCACAAAAGCTATCAGAAGTCGCAACCGAGTTAGAAGCGGCTTCAAGAACAAGTGATGAGCCATTAACAGTACTGTTTGAACAAATATTTACAGTCTCTGAGCAAAGCTTATTACAGATTAAGCTGAGGTTTGATATTGAATCTGAAGATTAA